In Triplophysa dalaica isolate WHDGS20190420 chromosome 19, ASM1584641v1, whole genome shotgun sequence, the sequence TAGTCAGCGGCGTGAAAGCCATCGTAGTGAGTAGATACAGAGCGCACTTATTTACGTTACATTATTGGATACAGACAACCAAAACATTTTGTCCAAAAACAGTCTACTCCGTCTCCAGTAAAGCTTAGAGTTGTGGTTAAATTACAACCCGATTGTATTGATCTACAACGTCCTCACTTATTAGCCAAATCGGCCTACAATTTACAGTAATCCGCAATATGAAAACAATCTAATTTATGTAGTAATATAGACGACAGCATGTGTGAAGTCACTTACAAAGTAAACAATTTGACCATGACTGCAATGCGAAACTTGCTAAATTGGTAATTGATAAAGAGCAATGGAATTGGGCGTTGTATTAaagaatgacatcatcaaactTGAAAACACAAACCAGTAGATATTTTTacgttctgtttatttttaagaaaatccaGTAGACTAATTTCATTGTGACAATAAATTTACTCTatgatgtatttaaaataatctgtGAAATATTTGCTTATGTACGTTTATGTGACCTACAGGCCGATCAGCTAACAGAAGAGCAAATTGCTGGTATGTTAGAAGAGCCTTGACCTcttgttttcagaaaagttttagtgccaaaacataaaacaaaattgaacttttctgtcttttttttagAATTCAAGGAGGCATTCTCACTGTTTGATAAAGACGGTGATGGCACAATCACTACTAAAGAGTTGGGGACTGTCATGCGGTCTTTGGGCCAGAACCCTACAGAGGCTGAGTTGCAAGATATGATAAATGAAGTTGATGCTGATGGTACGTACGTGTAGGACTCATTACAGATTCAAGAATGCCACAGATCTAATGTTGCATTATCTAAATGCTTCTATATATGTTATTGTTTTCCACTCAGGCAATGGAACTATTGATTTCCCAGAATTCCTCACTATGATGGCCAGAAAAATGAAGGACACAGATAGTGAAGAGGAGATCAGGGAAGCATTCAGAGTCTTTGACAAGGTGGAAAACGTTTTCACATACCCGTcaccctttttttttttttttttttttttttttttttttttaaagactgttCCTTATGCAGTGACTAATGCTTTGCAGGATGGTAATGGTTATATCAGTGCAGCCGAGCTCCGTCATGTTATGACAAATCTGGGGGAGAAACTCACAGATGAGGAAGTTGATGAGATGATTCGAGAGGCTGATATTGATGGTGATGGCCAGGTCAACTATGAAGGTATTTTCACGTATTACTGTTATGAACGCTGATGTTGATCTTATGGTCAGGAACGGTTTTACTAGATTGAAAATAAGAACAAGGCCTAAAAGCTTATTATAATACCTagattgtttttgtctttcacaGAGTTTGTCCAGATGATGACAGCAAAGTAAAACTGGAAACCAAAAGGAGTACAATAGACCAAACAGTGGGCAGCACCCTCACTGTCAATCTTCAACAAGCATTCACAATGTTATCCCCCCCCCACTAGGTTTTGCTCTCTTCTACTTTCCCTTAGTTTGTTCAATCTTCTGCTCcgcttcttttttttttaaacccaaTTGACAGAATCTCCCTTAAACTTcttccaatgttttttttaaagaaaatatttatatgcacATCAAAGTTAAAATCTTGCATATATGATGGTGATGATAACAGCTGTGTAACACAtgtatcaatattttaaaagttgtgACATACTATATGGACAATAGCAATGCATGCTTTATTTAGGTTTGGCAtgcttctgtgtttttttgtttgtctcaGCTTGCCTTTTCCTAACTTGCTAGTACTCCTTTAACTGCATGTTTTTCATGCAACCTCTGCTCAGTGGTCTTAGAACTGTCTGGTGAATAACCATTCATGGATAATCAGGGGCTTTATATTACAAAATGGCTCAAACTTCCATGTATTAGTGtgattgtgttgtgtgtctgagTGAGTGTTTGTGGTGGGATTTAAGTGGAGCCATGCAGTAAAGTTTACGTTTTGGTATAGGGCTTGTTCTTTAGGGACCGCATAACTAATATGTAcgataaaaaagacaatttagCGTAGAATAATCTGGATATGGTTTATTGGGGACCAATTATGTC encodes:
- the calm3b gene encoding calmodulin 3b (phosphorylase kinase, delta) — protein: MADQLTEEQIAEFKEAFSLFDKDGDGTITTKELGTVMRSLGQNPTEAELQDMINEVDADGNGTIDFPEFLTMMARKMKDTDSEEEIREAFRVFDKDGNGYISAAELRHVMTNLGEKLTDEEVDEMIREADIDGDGQVNYEEFVQMMTAK